CCAGCCAAACAACAAACTGATTCACAACTGAGTGAGTTCCTGTGGGTTTTCCATAGATTGTCTGAGTATATGCTCAgctcttctctttttttcatcTCTCTCCTCATCCCGCCCTAACCTTGTCACCATTCTACCTCCACCCTTCTTTTGATGATACAAACTGAAGGGCtcgccaaaaattttcttgctGGTCTTGACCTTAAAATTCACACTGGGTCGTCTTTCAGAAAGTAACTTTTTCTCAACATCTCCCTCGTCATTAATCCCATCTTTCACAGCCTCGATGGCCGGCGCAAATGCCTCTAACACAGAAAGATGACTTTGCCCCACTGCTCCATTCGCATTGTTAGCTGGAGCAAAATCATCTTTCTCCAAAAAATTAACAAACGATGAACTACTCTCCACTGTACCTGATTCCTTTCCGTCATTTTCGCTATCCTCTGAGACCGAAGTCCCCACAACATCATTACTGCTGACCAGTCTCTGCTGCAAACTCAGCAAGGCTCTCTCTGCCTTTCTCCGCTGCCTTGCTTGCTCAATCTTATCAGCACGAGGATCCGTTGCCCTCTCATTCCACATAGGC
The window above is part of the Tripterygium wilfordii isolate XIE 37 chromosome 3, ASM1340144v1, whole genome shotgun sequence genome. Proteins encoded here:
- the LOC119992029 gene encoding transcription initiation factor TFIID subunit 8 produces the protein MSNGDEEISREAPVEFQRSGADEFGRAVSKVAVAQICQSVGFQGFKESALDALADITIRYLRDQGKAARFNANLAGRTECNLFDVIQGLEDLKFTQGFPAGSSGGSCLVSSGIMKEVTEFVWSSDEIPYAQPLPRFPTIRSRRLIPSFVQMSETPPGKHIPTWLPAFPDPHTYVHTPMWNERATDPRADKIEQARQRRKAERALLSLQQRLVSSNDVVGTSVSEDSENDGKESGTVESSSSFVNFLEKDDFAPANNANGAVGQSHLSVLEAFAPAIEAVKDGINDEGDVEKKLLSERRPSVNFKVKTSKKIFGEPFSLYHQKKGGGRMVTRLGRDEERDEKKRRAEHILRQSMENPQELTQL